The Microlunatus soli genome contains the following window.
ACCGTCATCGATCGTCAGGACCAGGTCTGGTTGGCCGCGGCCCATCGCGGGTCGGCCGAGCGGGCGTCGTCGGACACCATCGTCACCCGGATCGGTGCGCTGGAGGTCGGGCAGGGTGCGTTGCTGTCGACCTACTCCGGCCCGGTCGCCGAACCGGTGACCAATCGGGTCCCTGTGTCGATCACCGTCGCTGCCGCCTCACATGTCGATCTGGCCGACCAGCTGTGGGACGGTCTGGATGCCGAACGGCGGGTGCTGGTCGCAGGATTCCAGCCTCATGATCATCTGGCCGACCCGCACCTGCGCAACGCCGCCGATCAGTAGCACCGCCAAGCGGGCCGGGTCAGTCGACTGAGACTAGTCCGGGCTGGTCCCGCCGTACAGCATCGACGTCGCGGCGTTGTTCCAGTTGTCACCGGGATCGGGGACCCTGCCGAGTCGGCCGGTCGTCCCGAGCCAGTCCGTTGAGTTGCCTTCGAAGTCCTTCTGCGCGTAGAGCGTGACCTTGCAGCCCTTGCGCATCACCAGCGAGCTGATCCGGTTGTTCCAGTTCTGCTTACCCGGAAGACCGACGTGGTGCTTGCGAAGATCACGCGTCTTGCCGAAGATCTGCGGCCAGCTGCAGGGCTGGCTGACCTTGGTGAAGAAGCTGATGTACTTGCCCTGCCACTTCGGCTTGGCCCAGGCCGTCATGAACAGGGTCCGGTCCTTGACCATCGTCCGGGCGGCGGCTTCGGTGGCGGCACAGCGTTCGGTATCGGTGTCGATGTCGATGAAGCAGTAACCGCCCGACGTCCTGGCGAAGTCGTCCCGCAACGCCGGCGGCTGTGTGGTCTCGGCATCAGCGGCCAGGACTGTCGAACTCGCAAGCATGATCCCGGCGGCGGCTGCTGCCGCGACACGGTGTACTCGCGTTCCCATGATCATTCCCCCTCGATGAGCTATCCACGGTATCGACCGAACGGGTCACCGACCCGGGGCCGAATCTCTGTGCCGATTCGCTGGCGGATGCTGACCAGACGTGTAATCGTTCGGACATGGACCACGAACATGAGTACGATCTGGCGGTCATCGGCTCCGGGCCGGGCGGTCAGCGATCGGCGATCATGGCTGCCAAGCTGGGCAAACGGGTCTGTGTGATCGACGCCCGGACGATGGTCGGCGGCGTCTGTGTGCAGACCGGAACGATCCCGTCGAAGACGCTCCGGGAGGCGGTGCTCTACCTGACCGGGATGCAACTGCGGGAGCTGTACGGCGCCAGTTACCGGGTCAAGGAGGAGATCACCGTCACCGATCTGCTCGGTCGGTTACAGCATGTGATCGGTCGGGAGACCGAGGTGATCAGGGCGCAGTTGCTGCGCAACCACGTGGACCTGATCGGTGGCCTGGCACGCTTCTCCGATCCGCACACCCTCGAGGTCGAGGTGGACGGCCCGGATCAGCAGCGCACGGTCACCGCTGACAAGATCATCATCGCCACCGGTACGACCCCCGCCCGTCCGGGCCACATCACCTTCGACGGGGTCCGGGTGCTCGATTCCGATCAGATCCTCGATGTCGAACGGGTCCCGGACACCATGGTGGTCGTCGGCGCCGGCGTGATCGGCGTGGAGTACGCGTCGATCTTCGCCGCCCTCGGCACCAGAGTGACCTTGGTGGAGAAGCGACCGGCGATGTTGCCGTTCTGCGATCCGGAGATCATCGAGTCGCTGAAGTTCCACCTCCGGGACCAGACCATGTCCTTCCGATTGGGGGAGGAGGTCGCCGGTGTCGAGGCCGGTGGCAACGGCACCATCACCACGCTGGCCTCGGGGAAGCGGATCGCCGCCGAAGTGGTGATGTATTCGGCCGGACGACAGGGCAACACAGAGCGGCTACGACTGGACTCGGCCGGGCTCAAGGCCGACGACCGCGGACGGCTGGTGGTCGATGATCATTACCGGACCGAGGTCGAGCACATCTATGCGGTCGGCGACGTCATCGGATTCCCTGCCCTGGCAGCAACCTCGATGGACCAGGGCCGACTCGCCGCATCGCATGCCTTCGACGAACCGGCTCATGATCTTGCAGCGCTGCAGCCGATCGGCATCTACACGATCCCGGAGGTTTCCTACTGCGGCAAGACCGAGGCCGAACTGACCGAGGAGGCGGTCCCGTTCGAGGTGGGCATCTCGCGGTACCGCGAGCTGGCTCGCGGCCAGATCATCGGTGACTCCTACGGGATGCTCAAACTGATCGTGCACACCGACACCCGACAGATCCTCGGCGTCCACGTGTTCGGCACGAACGCGACCGAACTCGTGCACATCGGCCAGGCGATCATGGGCTGCGGCGGCACCGTGGACTATCTGGTCGACACCGTCCTGAACTACCCGACGCTGTCCGAG
Protein-coding sequences here:
- the sthA gene encoding Si-specific NAD(P)(+) transhydrogenase, with protein sequence MDHEHEYDLAVIGSGPGGQRSAIMAAKLGKRVCVIDARTMVGGVCVQTGTIPSKTLREAVLYLTGMQLRELYGASYRVKEEITVTDLLGRLQHVIGRETEVIRAQLLRNHVDLIGGLARFSDPHTLEVEVDGPDQQRTVTADKIIIATGTTPARPGHITFDGVRVLDSDQILDVERVPDTMVVVGAGVIGVEYASIFAALGTRVTLVEKRPAMLPFCDPEIIESLKFHLRDQTMSFRLGEEVAGVEAGGNGTITTLASGKRIAAEVVMYSAGRQGNTERLRLDSAGLKADDRGRLVVDDHYRTEVEHIYAVGDVIGFPALAATSMDQGRLAASHAFDEPAHDLAALQPIGIYTIPEVSYCGKTEAELTEEAVPFEVGISRYRELARGQIIGDSYGMLKLIVHTDTRQILGVHVFGTNATELVHIGQAIMGCGGTVDYLVDTVLNYPTLSEAYKVAALDVTNKLRAVERLTSSMLVAD